In Mauremys reevesii isolate NIE-2019 linkage group 16, ASM1616193v1, whole genome shotgun sequence, a single window of DNA contains:
- the LOC120384373 gene encoding P-selectin-like isoform X3 translates to MEVGAWTYHYGAKSDYSWELARNFCRSFYTDLVAIQNQREIAYLNSVLPHSRTYYWIGLRKINNVWTWVGTNKALTKEAENWANREPNNKGRDQDCVEIYIKRDRDAGRWNDEHCQKKKRALCYQASCQRSSCSQRGECVENIGNYTCDCYPGFSGPECEHEITDLMVNQTPASVSDLEGSELTMNCTFKTVNDHSTMYVRWYNYGTEGLKQELVNESEVITTLHLANGFASLTLKNMNSSNIGTYVCEVGITARNLSVSGAGTQVTITPVNRTIW, encoded by the exons ATGGAAGTGGGAGCCTGGACCTACCATTATGGTGCCAAATCTGATTACTCATGGGAGCTGGCCAGAAACTTTTGCAGGTCATTCTACACCGACCTCGTAGCAATCCAGAACCAGAGGGAAATTGCTTATCTCAACAGTGTCTTACCCCACTCTAGAACATACTACTGGATTGGGCTACGAAAGATAAACAATGTCTGGACGTGGGTTGGTACCAACAAGGCCCTGACGAAGGAGGCTGAGAACTGGGCTAACAGGGAACCCAACAATAAAGGGAGGGACCAAGACTGTGTGGAGATTTACATAAAGAGGGACCGTGATGCTGGAAGATGGAACGATGAGCACTGCCAAAAGAAAAAGAGGGCTCTGTGTTACCAAG CCTCTTGCCAGCGTTCCTCCTGCAGCCAGCGCGGCGAGTGCGTGGAGAACATCGGGAACTACACCTGTGATTGCTACCCTGGCTTCTCCGGGCCGGAGTGTGAACACG AAATTACCGACCTGATGGTGAATCAAACCCCAGCCAGTGTCAGTGATTTGGAAGGCTCAGAACTTACCATGAATTGTACATTCAAGACAGTCAATGACCACAGTACCATGTATGTGCGATGGTATAACTATGGGACTGAGGGACTAAAGCAAGAGCTGGTGAATGAGAGTGAGGTGATCACAACCCTGCATTTGGCCAATGGGTTTGCCTCTCTCACTTTGAAGAACATGAATTCATCTAATATAGGAACCTACGTGTGTGAGGTGGGGATCACAGCAAGGAACCTGTCTGTGTCAGGAGCTGGAACCCAGGTGACCATCA
- the LOC120384373 gene encoding P-selectin-like isoform X4, translated as MEVGAWTYHYGAKSDYSWELARNFCRTYYWIGLRKINNVWTWVGTNKALTKEAENWANREPNNKGRDQDCVEIYIKRDRDAGRWNDEHCQKKKRALCYQASCQRSSCSQRGECVENIGNYTCDCYPGFSGPECEHEITDLMVNQTPASVSDLEGSELTMNCTFKTVNDHSTMYVRWYNYGTEGLKQELVNESEVITTLHLANGFASLTLKNMNSSNIGTYVCEVGITARNLSVSGAGTQVTITPVNRTIW; from the exons ATGGAAGTGGGAGCCTGGACCTACCATTATGGTGCCAAATCTGATTACTCATGGGAGCTGGCCAGAAACTTTTGCAG AACATACTACTGGATTGGGCTACGAAAGATAAACAATGTCTGGACGTGGGTTGGTACCAACAAGGCCCTGACGAAGGAGGCTGAGAACTGGGCTAACAGGGAACCCAACAATAAAGGGAGGGACCAAGACTGTGTGGAGATTTACATAAAGAGGGACCGTGATGCTGGAAGATGGAACGATGAGCACTGCCAAAAGAAAAAGAGGGCTCTGTGTTACCAAG CCTCTTGCCAGCGTTCCTCCTGCAGCCAGCGCGGCGAGTGCGTGGAGAACATCGGGAACTACACCTGTGATTGCTACCCTGGCTTCTCCGGGCCGGAGTGTGAACACG AAATTACCGACCTGATGGTGAATCAAACCCCAGCCAGTGTCAGTGATTTGGAAGGCTCAGAACTTACCATGAATTGTACATTCAAGACAGTCAATGACCACAGTACCATGTATGTGCGATGGTATAACTATGGGACTGAGGGACTAAAGCAAGAGCTGGTGAATGAGAGTGAGGTGATCACAACCCTGCATTTGGCCAATGGGTTTGCCTCTCTCACTTTGAAGAACATGAATTCATCTAATATAGGAACCTACGTGTGTGAGGTGGGGATCACAGCAAGGAACCTGTCTGTGTCAGGAGCTGGAACCCAGGTGACCATCA